GCATGTAAACATGTGACAACAGCCACCATAATGTCTTAGCACAGCTTGAGGTCTGCATAAGATGGAGTCAAAATGGCTACGACTTCTGATCTAGTCAGCGAGCCAGTATATAATGACTAGGATGAGCAGAATGATATCAATATAAAGGTTTCTAAATGATAGAAAACAACAGACATCTGTCCAATCAGATGCTTGCAACCCAAAGGAAAGATAGTGAATTTGGTTGGAGCTGGGAGTAGTTGAGGAAGGCAAGACACTTCTGTCTACATCTCCTTATCCTTCTTCACTTCCTTTTCACGGCTGGACTTCATGAAGTCGCTTCTCATTAGCCGGTAAAACAGCACAATGTTTATGGCGGTCATGATGGCCAAACCCACGCTGCCGACGGTGTAGCTGATCAGGGGGATGCGTTCACGGTTTAGCACTAGCCAGCGGGTCATCCAGGCCAAAGTGTTGATGCGGAAGACCACGTACGTGCCCAGGTTTATCATGCTGTTGATGCGGTACAGGGTCGTTTTGGCCAGGTTTGCCATGCGCAGAACTTGCCTGAGGTGCAGAAAGATGGAATTGATCTCCACCAGCAGCGCCACGACTGCAAAGCCCACATACTGACAGCTTAGCACCGAGATCCCGAAACAGGTG
This sequence is a window from Misgurnus anguillicaudatus chromosome 24, ASM2758022v2, whole genome shotgun sequence. Protein-coding genes within it:
- the tlcd2 gene encoding TLC domain-containing protein 2; amino-acid sequence: MELNSVIFTTGASVGFFKLVNYGFGKLPVPETAQRNTWKWRNILTSFVHSIITGVLSVLCFFIHPKMAEDLIETHSVLSHALVAVSIGYFIYDFFDMVLNQKIGQSWELLFHHVVVITCFGISVLSCQYVGFAVVALLVEINSIFLHLRQVLRMANLAKTTLYRINSMINLGTYVVFRINTLAWMTRWLVLNRERIPLISYTVGSVGLAIMTAINIVLFYRLMRSDFMKSSREKEVKKDKEM